The Streptomyces sp. NBC_01463 DNA window CTTTCGGCTGCCACGATCACGACTTGCCTCCTGCGAGGAGCTTCTGCACGGCCGGGTCGGTGAGGCCGAGGAGGACGGCCGGCCACAGTCCGGCGAGGACGGTGAGGGCCGCGAGGGGGGTCCAGGCGGCGAATTCGTAGTTCTGGACGTCGGCGATCGGATGCGGTTCCTCGCGCCTGGCGCCCATGCAGACGCGGCGGACCACGACGAGGAGGTACGCGGCGGTGAGCAGCGTGCCGAACGCGGCGACGGACATGAAGGTGAGGAAGGCGGGGCGGCTGAGTCCGTCGGCGGGGTCGAAGGCGCCGAACAGGGCGAGCATCTCGCCCCAGAAGCCGGCCAGGCCCGGCAGTCCGAGGGAGGCGACCGCGGCGAACGCGAGGAGGCCGCCGAGGCGGGGGGCCCGGCCGTAGAGGGCGGCGCCGGTGGCTCCGGCGAGGGTGTCGAGGTCGGCGGTGCCGTACCGGTCCTTGACCGCGCCGACCAGGAAGAACAGCAGGCCGGTGATGAGTCCGTGGGCGATGTTGGCGAAGAGCGCGCCGTTGACGCCGGTGGGGGTCATGCTCGCGATGCCGAGGAGGACGAAGCCCATGTGGCCGACGGAGGAGTACGCGATCAGCCGCTTGAGGTCGCCCTTGGCGCCGGGCCGGGCCAGCGCCAGGCAGGCGAGCGATCCGTAGATGATGCCGGCGACCGCGAACGCCGCGAGGTAGGGCGCGAAGGTGTGCATGCCGTCGGGTGCGACGGGGAGCAGGATCCGGACGAATCCGTACGTGCCCATCTTCAGCAGGACGCCCGCGAGGAGGACGGAGCCGACCGTCGGGGCGGCGGTGTGGGCGTCGGGGAGCCAGCTGTGCAGCGGCCACATCGGGGTCTTGACCGCGAGCCCGATGCCGATCGCGAGAACGGCGACGACCTGCACGGACGAGGTGAGGCCACGGCCGTTGTCAGTGGCGAGTGCCACCATGTCGAAGGTGCCGCTCTTCAGTCCGATGAGGAGCAGGCCCAGCAGCATGACGACCGAGCCGAGCAGTGTGTAGAGGATGAACTTCCAGGCGGCTGCCTGCTTCTGCGCACCGCCCCAGCGGGCGATGAGGAAGTACATCGGGATGAGCACCATCTCGAACGCCAGGAAGAACAGCAGCAGATCGAGGACGGCGAAGGTCGCGAGGGTGCCGGACTCCAGCAGCAGGATGAGGGCGACGAAGGCCTTCGGGGAAGGGCCTTCGGGCATTTTGAAGTAGCTGTAGAGCGCGCAGAGGAAGGTCAGCAGCGCGGTCAGTACGAGAAGGGGGAGCGAGATGCCGTCGATGCCGAGGTGGATGCGGACGTCGAGCGCCGGGATCCAGCTGATGTCGGTGGTGGCCTGCATCTTCGACGGGTGGTCGTGGTCGAAGCCCAGGGCCAGCACGATCGCGGCGATGAGGATCACGCCGCTGACGGTCACGCCGTGGCGGAGCACGGCCTGGTCCGGGCTCCTGCCCTTCAGCCCGGGCGGGGCCGGGAGCAGGGCGGCGACGGCGCCGACGAGCGGGCCCACGACGACGAACGCCAGAAGGAACTGCATCACGGATGCGCTGATATCGATCACGGCTCACGACCCGGCGTTGACGTTGGCGAAGACGACGGCGGCGACCGCCAGGACCAGCGAACCGGCGAGCAGTGCGCTGAGGTAGGTCTGCACGTTGCCGGTCTGCGCCCGGCGGACGGCGGTGCCGAGCCAGCGTGTGGCGGTGGCGGAGCCGCGTACGTAGGTGTCGACGACCTCGCGGTCCAGGAAGCGGACGAGGCTCGCCGCGGCCTGGACGGGGCGGACGAACAGGGCCGCGTACAGGGCGTCCAGGTGGAATCCGGTGGCCGCGTGGCGGTGGAGCGGGCCGAGCAGCAGCCGGCCGGGGTCGGCCGGGTCGGGGGCGTCACCGGCGGTTCCGTAGGCGGCGGTGTGGCTCTCCATGGCCTCGACCTCGATGAGGGCGGGTTCCTCGTCGGGGTGGGCGACGACCGAACCCATGGGGGTGCGGGGGGCGAGTGCCGTGGTGTGGCGCCAGGCCCCGTAGGTGACGAGGCCGCCGACGAGACCGACGCCGGTGGACAGCACGGCGGTGGTGAGCGACGGGGTGAGGCTGTGGCCGTCGAACCAGTCGGTGATCACGCCGACGGTCAGTCCGAAGGCCATGGTGGGGACGGCCAGTACCCACAGGACCGAGGTCATGGCGACGGGCTGCCTGCCGTGGTCGGGTGCTTCGGCGCCGCGGCCGCGGAAGGCCAGGAGCCAGAGGCGGGTGGCGTACGCGGCGGTGAGCACGGCGGCCAGGAGGCCGGCGACGAGGACGGTCCAGCCGGCGGCGGCCGGGGCGACGTGCCGGTCACCGAGGGCGGTGTG harbors:
- a CDS encoding NADH-quinone oxidoreductase subunit M, with the translated sequence MIDISASVMQFLLAFVVVGPLVGAVAALLPAPPGLKGRSPDQAVLRHGVTVSGVILIAAIVLALGFDHDHPSKMQATTDISWIPALDVRIHLGIDGISLPLLVLTALLTFLCALYSYFKMPEGPSPKAFVALILLLESGTLATFAVLDLLLFFLAFEMVLIPMYFLIARWGGAQKQAAAWKFILYTLLGSVVMLLGLLLIGLKSGTFDMVALATDNGRGLTSSVQVVAVLAIGIGLAVKTPMWPLHSWLPDAHTAAPTVGSVLLAGVLLKMGTYGFVRILLPVAPDGMHTFAPYLAAFAVAGIIYGSLACLALARPGAKGDLKRLIAYSSVGHMGFVLLGIASMTPTGVNGALFANIAHGLITGLLFFLVGAVKDRYGTADLDTLAGATGAALYGRAPRLGGLLAFAAVASLGLPGLAGFWGEMLALFGAFDPADGLSRPAFLTFMSVAAFGTLLTAAYLLVVVRRVCMGARREEPHPIADVQNYEFAAWTPLAALTVLAGLWPAVLLGLTDPAVQKLLAGGKS